The following coding sequences are from one Deltaproteobacteria bacterium HGW-Deltaproteobacteria-4 window:
- a CDS encoding SRPBCC domain-containing protein gives MNYREIWHEIIINASPGELYDALTDVRKLAHWWTTDTRGESSEGKKLEFWFYGKFLKEMVVTTLKVDELVRWRATERSDPEWVNTEIEWKIIREGEKTLLHLRHSKWCKDAKFFPRTSMHWALFLLSLKEFVETGKGRPHPYDIPVGL, from the coding sequence ATGAACTATCGTGAAATATGGCATGAAATCATAATCAATGCTTCCCCAGGTGAGCTTTATGATGCGCTGACCGATGTGAGAAAGCTTGCACATTGGTGGACCACCGATACGCGGGGGGAATCCTCCGAAGGCAAGAAATTGGAATTCTGGTTTTACGGGAAATTTTTAAAGGAGATGGTTGTAACGACTCTGAAGGTAGATGAACTAGTGCGGTGGCGCGCAACTGAGCGGAGCGATCCGGAATGGGTCAACACCGAAATTGAATGGAAAATCATTCGCGAAGGCGAGAAAACGCTACTTCACCTTCGCCACTCAAAATGGTGCAAGGATGCCAAATTCTTTCCTCGAACCTCGATGCACTGGGCCCTTTTCCTGCTGAGCCTCAAGGAATTTGTCGAAACTGGGAAAGGTCGCCCGCATCCTTACGACATACCGGTGGGGTTATAA